Genomic segment of Patescibacteria group bacterium:
CCGCAACCTATATCTAAAACTTTTGTATTCTTAGGAAAGACAGGATATAGTGCTAAAAACTTTTTGTGATAACCTCGATAAAGACGGGGTTCTTTTGTAGTGGCAGTAGTGTATTTTTCTTGAGCTTCATACCATTTAGCTCCTGGATTCTTGAATGGCTCCCAAAACTGAACGCTACATTTTACGCACTCATAAAGCGAAAAATCATTCTCTCTCAGTGAATAATCTCTTAAAAATTCAAAGTTGTTTCCTTCCTTACAGATTGGGCAAATTTTAGGTGATGGCTTTAAGGGCATAAATGCTTAATATTTTTAAAATATGATAAACATACTAACAAAAAAATAGAAGAAAGACAAACTTTTAAATTATCTTGATCAATTGTTTTGCAATTTGTTGAATTGAAAACTTTTTTTTAATATCGTTTTGAGCTTTTCTGCCTAATTTTTCCCGTAGTTTCTGGTCGGATAGCACTAATTTTATTTTTTCACACCATTCGTTAGTTGTATCTGCTAAAAAACCATTTTCTCTGTCTTTAATAATAAAACTATTTTCTCCGAAGTTAGATGCAATCGGAGGAACAGCACAAGCCATATATTCAATTGTTTTAGCATATTTAGCTCTATTTAAGTCATTTTCTATAAGCGGCATTATGCCGATATCAAATTTCTGAATTTCTCGAAAAACGTCTTTAGCACTAACCCAGTCGACAAATTCAACTTGTAGTCCTGTGATACTATTAAATAAATTGTAGATTCTTTTTTCACCTCTGGCTCCAATTAGTCGAAACTTAAACTTAACATTATCTTGTATTAAATTATCAAAAACAGGCTTTAATAATTTAAGACTTTCGACATGAACAAGACCGTCGCCAACCCAACCAATTATAAGAGGAGTATTCTTTATTCCATAGTCTTTAGTGAAAGATGAATACATAGAAGAAGGGATAGCATCAGGAAGATAAAAA
This window contains:
- a CDS encoding glycosyltransferase family 4 protein; the protein is MSTIYFFSKGNKKIASSRYRAYFLAEELNRLGYKAKVYPLDFDWKKNNSFFDNIKSFFKYLKLLISLKKGDTCFLQRTIYNKYFFLAVIFARIFFRKEFIFDLDDAIFTHSPIKTFIFVKLAKKVTCGGHFVLDWVKKYNSQSFYLPDAIPSSMYSSFTKDYGIKNTPLIIGWVGDGLVHVESLKLLKPVFDNLIQDNVKFKFRLIGARGEKRIYNLFNSITGLQVEFVDWVSAKDVFREIQKFDIGIMPLIENDLNRAKYAKTIEYMACAVPPIASNFGENSFIIKDRENGFLADTTNEWCEKIKLVLSDQKLREKLGRKAQNDIKKKFSIQQIAKQLIKII